A genomic window from Sanguibacter antarcticus includes:
- a CDS encoding plantaricin C family lantibiotic: MKSNRTSDPSVSVLDEIIDQNLEDQSGGQGWGTTITSLACYGVSWVLGNGGNFCTVTQECQSNC; the protein is encoded by the coding sequence ATGAAGAGCAACCGGACATCCGATCCCAGCGTCTCCGTCCTCGACGAGATCATCGACCAGAACCTCGAAGACCAGAGCGGAGGCCAGGGCTGGGGCACCACCATCACCAGCCTCGCCTGCTACGGGGTCAGCTGGGTCCTGGGCAACGGGGGCAACTTCTGCACCGTGACGCAGGAGTGCCAGAGCAACTGCTAG
- the lanM gene encoding type 2 lanthipeptide synthetase LanM — translation MHTIDDVARWRELFPEIADDGEYEQLVEDAHVLWREQDDDRDDAAHPSDTPPSATHQSSPDATMEPLDTEVVADHVHLGAYFLHEVAPLVETFRAEIARLPLLSSSHDVTAASVVAVAQMCAALGVRTVVTELHRQRDEGLLHGATSEDRYADFLRRISSDDGRADLRLRYPVLFRLLHERTQRHLDFVLEVLCHTQDHLGALAETFPETVGDGLVTSVSTNSGDTHRDGRSVAILTFGPGARLVYKPRSMKIEAAFNTLVHELRARAGIDLLTIRTYVAHEFGWAEFVEHAEHVPDRRRYYEEIGALTGILYLLNGWDIHHENLLTVDGRPVVVDLETLLRPQLVVDAGYAEGSAAQVAAAQLDASVCSIGILPMVIKRGREDVGIDVGGVGFRRGQASPFKGFALVDVGRDDMRIRFDGQVADTGNENAQDGEPETVIADRTSIQAGLRRLFDWVLGHKVEVCDLLRSTFSEVRARYVHNPTMFYAQLLRMGTHPDFMVRDEDLWVLMHRVGLRRQDLDDGIVRSEVLDLCNGDVPYFQYDAGGRRLVDSRDAPTGPGFRRSPLESVLEKLDALTEHDAADQVRLVAMTFVHRLPRSSDPTGFSFPEPGAQPVDVPRARMLAEARRLGDRLEETMVESSSGIQPSTWLAPLVTTSDHSQWVPGTLGYDLYGGIPGIGLYLAALSAATGEERTATAAHSVLGRLSQQLRPGVMDSSAITLGGMTGLAGAFHATAVGGRLLAAQDVVDATYDALPLLVDAIDRDPSFDFIAGATGALATCLSLSRSADTTAQRDTSVEHAVRAYERIAQASPHVLGRGVPEAGIYSGFGHGLAGMVPFVAELGALTGDRRVQATAAGLLEQLLSMRDPHDGRWHRSSVSDAQSFAWCHGSTGILLGLLLAEPHLDEGALDGAVVRELVATTVERSFGHNVTYCHGDLANLEVLGLAAERLGDRDLAARVTAGFVDLFDFVLERYDETSPSKYAASNSLMVGTSGIGYAILRHVSPVPPPSVLWLE, via the coding sequence ATGCACACGATCGACGACGTGGCACGCTGGCGGGAGCTCTTCCCAGAGATCGCCGACGACGGCGAGTACGAACAGCTCGTCGAGGACGCGCACGTCCTCTGGCGCGAGCAGGACGACGACCGGGACGACGCCGCACACCCGAGCGATACGCCCCCGAGCGCCACGCACCAGAGCAGTCCAGACGCCACCATGGAGCCGTTGGACACGGAGGTCGTCGCCGACCACGTCCACCTCGGTGCGTACTTTCTCCACGAGGTCGCTCCGCTCGTCGAGACGTTCCGGGCCGAGATCGCTCGCCTCCCGCTCCTGAGCAGCTCCCACGACGTCACCGCCGCCAGCGTCGTCGCGGTCGCGCAGATGTGCGCTGCCCTCGGGGTGCGGACAGTCGTCACGGAGCTGCACCGGCAGCGGGACGAGGGGCTGCTCCACGGGGCGACGTCCGAGGACCGCTACGCCGACTTCCTCCGCCGGATCAGCTCGGACGACGGGCGGGCGGACCTGCGCCTGCGGTACCCGGTGCTCTTCCGGCTGCTGCACGAGCGGACCCAGCGGCACCTCGACTTCGTCCTCGAGGTGCTGTGCCACACCCAAGACCATCTCGGTGCGCTCGCTGAGACGTTCCCGGAGACCGTGGGGGACGGGCTCGTCACGAGCGTCTCGACGAACAGCGGCGACACCCACCGCGACGGCCGGTCCGTCGCGATCCTCACCTTCGGCCCTGGTGCCCGGCTCGTCTACAAGCCACGGTCGATGAAGATCGAGGCAGCGTTCAACACTCTCGTGCACGAGCTCCGTGCCCGTGCCGGCATCGACCTGCTGACCATCCGGACGTACGTCGCGCACGAGTTCGGGTGGGCAGAGTTCGTCGAGCACGCGGAGCACGTCCCCGACCGTCGTCGGTACTACGAGGAGATCGGCGCGCTCACCGGAATCCTCTACCTCCTCAACGGGTGGGACATCCACCACGAGAACCTCCTCACCGTCGACGGGCGCCCTGTCGTGGTCGACCTCGAGACGCTCTTGCGTCCTCAGCTCGTTGTCGACGCGGGGTACGCCGAAGGGTCCGCCGCGCAGGTCGCGGCGGCGCAGCTCGACGCGTCGGTGTGCTCTATCGGGATCCTTCCCATGGTCATCAAGCGGGGGCGCGAGGACGTCGGGATCGACGTCGGCGGGGTGGGGTTCCGGCGCGGTCAGGCGTCGCCGTTCAAGGGCTTCGCCCTCGTCGACGTCGGACGCGACGACATGAGGATCCGCTTCGACGGGCAGGTCGCGGACACGGGCAACGAGAACGCGCAGGACGGCGAGCCGGAGACCGTGATCGCCGACCGCACGTCGATCCAGGCAGGCCTCCGTCGGCTCTTCGACTGGGTGCTCGGCCACAAGGTCGAGGTGTGCGACCTGCTCCGTTCGACGTTCTCCGAGGTCAGGGCCCGGTACGTCCACAACCCCACGATGTTCTACGCCCAGCTGCTCCGGATGGGCACCCACCCGGACTTCATGGTGCGCGACGAAGACCTCTGGGTCCTCATGCACCGGGTAGGGCTGCGTCGGCAAGACCTCGACGACGGGATCGTCCGGTCCGAGGTCCTCGACCTGTGCAACGGTGACGTCCCGTACTTCCAGTACGACGCGGGAGGTCGCCGGCTCGTCGACTCGCGCGACGCACCGACCGGCCCCGGCTTCCGTCGCAGCCCCCTCGAGTCGGTGCTGGAGAAGCTCGACGCGCTGACGGAGCACGACGCCGCGGACCAGGTGCGGCTCGTCGCCATGACGTTCGTCCACCGCCTCCCGCGGTCCAGCGACCCCACCGGCTTCTCCTTCCCCGAGCCGGGGGCCCAGCCGGTCGACGTGCCCCGCGCACGGATGCTCGCCGAGGCCCGACGCCTCGGCGACCGGCTCGAGGAGACCATGGTCGAGAGCTCGTCGGGCATCCAGCCCTCGACGTGGCTCGCCCCGCTCGTCACCACCTCCGACCACAGCCAGTGGGTACCAGGCACGCTCGGCTACGACCTCTACGGGGGGATCCCCGGCATCGGTCTCTATCTCGCCGCGCTCTCGGCAGCCACCGGCGAGGAGCGCACGGCCACAGCCGCGCACAGCGTGCTCGGCAGGCTCTCGCAGCAGCTGCGGCCGGGTGTCATGGACAGCTCGGCGATCACCCTCGGCGGGATGACCGGTCTTGCCGGAGCATTCCACGCGACCGCGGTCGGCGGCCGGTTGCTCGCAGCGCAGGACGTCGTCGACGCCACGTACGACGCGCTGCCGCTGCTCGTCGACGCCATCGACCGAGACCCGAGCTTCGACTTCATCGCCGGAGCGACCGGTGCGCTGGCGACCTGCCTGAGCCTCTCCCGCTCCGCGGACACGACCGCGCAGCGCGACACGTCTGTGGAGCACGCGGTCCGTGCCTACGAGCGGATCGCGCAGGCGAGCCCGCACGTCCTCGGCAGGGGCGTTCCTGAGGCCGGGATCTACAGCGGCTTCGGGCACGGGCTCGCGGGCATGGTGCCGTTCGTCGCGGAGCTCGGTGCGCTCACGGGAGACCGACGGGTGCAGGCCACCGCCGCAGGTCTCCTCGAACAGCTGCTGAGCATGCGCGACCCGCACGACGGGAGATGGCACCGGAGCTCGGTCTCCGACGCGCAGTCCTTCGCCTGGTGCCACGGCTCCACCGGGATCCTCCTCGGGCTCCTCCTGGCTGAGCCCCACCTCGACGAGGGCGCCCTCGACGGTGCCGTCGTCCGCGAGCTCGTGGCCACCACCGTAGAGCGCTCGTTCGGCCACAACGTCACGTACTGCCACGGCGACCTCGCCAACCTCGAGGTGCTCGGTCTCGCAGCCGAGCGGCTGGGGGACCGCGACCTCGCGGCTCGCGTGACGGCTGGCTTCGTCGACCTGTTCGACTTTGTGCTCGAACGCTACGACGAGACGTCGCCGAGCAAGTATGCGGCGAGCAACAGCCTCATGGTGGGGACGTCAGGGATCGGGTACGCGATCCTGCGGCATGTGTCGCCTGTGCCACCGCCGTCCGTGCTGTGGCTGGAATAG
- a CDS encoding exodeoxyribonuclease III — protein MRLTTWNINSIRARAERAVAFLERSETDVLALQETKCKDAQFPFEVFEAAGYEVAHFGLSQWNGVAIISRVGLEDVETGFPDQPHFGEEPALEARALAATCGGVRVWSLYVPNGRALDNPHYPYKLDWLSTLRENAQGWVTADPAAKVALVGDWNVAPQDTDVWDLEVFKDSTHVSQPERDAFAAFETAGFTEVTRVHVPEDRKYTYWDYQQLRFPKNQGMRIDFAYTSPALTPLVTAVEIDRNERKGKGASDHVPVILDIAV, from the coding sequence ATGCGCCTCACCACCTGGAACATCAACTCGATCCGTGCTCGCGCCGAGCGCGCCGTGGCCTTCCTCGAACGGAGCGAGACGGACGTGCTCGCACTCCAGGAGACCAAGTGCAAGGACGCTCAGTTCCCCTTCGAGGTGTTCGAGGCCGCGGGCTACGAGGTCGCGCACTTCGGTCTGAGCCAGTGGAACGGGGTGGCGATCATCAGCCGGGTAGGGCTCGAGGACGTCGAGACGGGGTTCCCCGACCAGCCCCACTTCGGTGAGGAGCCGGCTCTCGAGGCGCGCGCCCTCGCCGCGACGTGCGGTGGCGTGCGGGTGTGGAGCCTGTACGTACCGAACGGGCGTGCGCTCGACAACCCTCACTACCCGTACAAGCTCGACTGGTTGTCGACGCTGCGCGAGAACGCACAGGGCTGGGTGACCGCGGACCCTGCAGCCAAGGTCGCGCTCGTGGGCGACTGGAACGTGGCCCCGCAGGACACCGACGTGTGGGACCTCGAGGTGTTCAAGGACTCCACGCACGTGAGCCAGCCGGAGCGAGACGCGTTCGCTGCGTTCGAGACGGCAGGCTTCACGGAGGTGACACGCGTGCACGTCCCTGAAGACCGCAAGTACACGTACTGGGACTACCAGCAGCTCCGGTTCCCGAAGAACCAGGGCATGCGGATCGACTTCGCCTACACCTCCCCGGCACTGACGCCCCTGGTCACGGCGGTCGAGATCGACCGGAACGAGCGCAAGGGCAAGGGCGCGTCCGACCACGTCCCTGTCATCCTCGACATCGCCGTCTGA
- a CDS encoding peptidase domain-containing ABC transporter — MISRLRPTIQITPTECGLCCASMILTHHRSKESLVSLRTEFDVGRDGLSVRDIRRVLESRGLAVTTFRANLAGLRDVRLPVIAFWRNSHFVVVERIVRGTVTVLDPARGRVVLSAQEFEADFAGIIILATPTADFQPDLHREPWVWREFLAHMKHAKAPLVGVAVFSLITYGVSLAVPMITQRLVDGFVADGDVGLSTLTKTLAVVAAVTFFGVVQAQVVFVTRLTVVFGRTLMGTTFKHLLTLPYRYFGTRSPGELIYRLASVSSLRDLLATQVIAGVLDAGMIVVVFAYMASKSVQLALVALGFFLLISVVLVVTRTPILNALNAEMTEFSKTQGLQIEAVSSIASLRVAGVEDEFFQDWSTTYERGLARMRERSVLQGWVNSFVGVARTGAPLVILLLGLMMAASGTLSLGEAVAFQALSTSFFALSTSIFAAFSQYLVATSYLERLVDITRAEPEAWPEDGFTGEVQGRIEVRDLRFRFTDNSADVLQGISFDAAPGQKIAIVGTSGSGKTTLGQVLSGLQRPTGGSVTYDGRPITEFDRRAFYSMIGVVPQEIDLQNKSIRDNITMGGAVHDPARVVQAAEAAQIHHEILQMPMGYDTRISEMGANISGGQRQRIALARAIYKNPKILLLDEATSSLDVLNETRIAEHLRRVECTRIVIAHRMSTIVDADRILVMQAGRIMQAGTHEELFATEGHYRDLFMTQQDALDLVGLGPVAQTIPSS; from the coding sequence GTGATCTCGCGTCTGCGTCCGACGATCCAGATCACGCCGACCGAGTGCGGGCTGTGCTGTGCGTCGATGATCCTCACGCACCATCGCAGCAAGGAGTCCCTCGTCTCGTTGCGCACAGAGTTCGACGTCGGGCGCGACGGGCTGTCCGTCCGCGACATCCGTCGTGTCCTCGAGTCGAGGGGGCTCGCAGTCACGACCTTCCGCGCGAACCTCGCCGGGCTGCGGGACGTCCGGCTGCCCGTGATCGCGTTCTGGCGCAACAGCCACTTCGTCGTGGTGGAGCGCATCGTCCGAGGCACGGTCACGGTGCTCGACCCTGCACGAGGCCGTGTGGTGCTCTCCGCCCAGGAGTTCGAGGCCGACTTCGCTGGGATCATCATCCTCGCGACGCCCACAGCCGACTTCCAGCCGGACCTCCACCGGGAGCCGTGGGTCTGGCGCGAGTTCCTCGCACACATGAAGCACGCGAAGGCTCCCCTCGTCGGGGTGGCCGTCTTCTCCCTCATCACCTACGGCGTGAGCCTCGCGGTGCCGATGATCACGCAGCGCCTCGTCGACGGCTTCGTCGCCGACGGGGACGTGGGGCTCTCGACGCTCACGAAGACGCTCGCGGTCGTCGCTGCGGTCACCTTCTTCGGCGTCGTGCAGGCACAGGTCGTCTTCGTCACGCGGCTCACGGTCGTGTTCGGCCGCACGCTCATGGGCACCACCTTCAAGCACCTGCTGACGCTGCCCTACAGGTACTTCGGCACGCGGAGCCCCGGTGAGCTCATCTATCGCCTCGCGAGCGTCAGCTCGCTCCGTGACCTCCTGGCGACCCAGGTGATCGCCGGGGTGCTCGACGCCGGCATGATCGTCGTCGTCTTCGCCTACATGGCGTCGAAGTCGGTGCAGCTCGCGCTCGTCGCTCTCGGGTTCTTCCTGCTCATCTCTGTCGTCCTCGTCGTCACGCGCACGCCGATCCTCAACGCGCTCAACGCCGAGATGACCGAGTTCAGCAAGACCCAGGGCCTGCAGATCGAAGCCGTCTCGTCGATCGCGTCGCTGCGCGTCGCCGGCGTCGAGGACGAGTTCTTCCAGGACTGGTCGACGACGTACGAGCGGGGGCTCGCACGGATGCGCGAACGCTCCGTCCTCCAGGGGTGGGTCAACTCGTTCGTCGGGGTGGCCCGGACAGGTGCACCGCTCGTCATCCTGCTCCTCGGCCTCATGATGGCCGCATCCGGAACCCTGAGCCTGGGGGAGGCCGTCGCGTTCCAGGCGTTGTCGACGAGCTTCTTCGCGCTCTCCACGTCGATCTTCGCGGCGTTCTCCCAGTACCTCGTCGCCACCTCGTACCTCGAACGTCTCGTCGACATCACGCGCGCAGAGCCCGAGGCCTGGCCCGAGGACGGGTTCACGGGCGAGGTCCAGGGCCGCATCGAGGTCCGCGACCTGCGCTTCCGCTTCACGGACAACAGCGCGGACGTCCTCCAGGGCATCTCCTTCGACGCAGCCCCGGGGCAGAAGATCGCCATCGTCGGCACCTCGGGCTCCGGGAAGACGACCCTCGGCCAGGTCTTGTCCGGTCTCCAACGCCCCACGGGCGGGTCCGTCACCTACGACGGCCGCCCGATCACGGAGTTCGACCGCCGGGCGTTCTACTCGATGATCGGCGTCGTGCCGCAGGAGATCGACCTGCAGAACAAGTCGATCAGAGACAACATCACCATGGGCGGCGCGGTGCACGACCCGGCGCGCGTGGTCCAGGCCGCGGAGGCCGCCCAGATCCACCACGAGATCCTCCAGATGCCCATGGGCTACGACACCCGGATCAGCGAGATGGGAGCCAACATCTCGGGCGGGCAGCGCCAGCGGATCGCACTGGCCCGCGCCATCTACAAGAACCCCAAGATCCTCCTGCTCGACGAGGCGACGAGCTCCCTCGACGTCCTCAACGAGACGAGGATCGCGGAGCACCTCAGGCGGGTCGAGTGCACCCGGATCGTCATCGCCCACCGGATGTCCACCATCGTCGACGCGGACCGGATCCTCGTCATGCAGGCGGGACGGATCATGCAGGCGGGCACGCACGAGGAGCTCTTCGCCACCGAGGGCCACTACCGAGACCTCTTCATGACCCAGCAGGACGCGCTGGACCTCGTGGGGCTCGGACCGGTGGCTCAGACCATCCCGTCGTCGTAG